The following are encoded in a window of Algiphilus aromaticivorans DG1253 genomic DNA:
- the ltrA gene encoding group II intron reverse transcriptase/maturase — MDAVDSACDVASTEWQCWSDIDWAQCFRTVRRLQTRIAKAASAGDWRSAKRLQRLLTNSTAGKAVAVRRVTENRGKATPGVDRETWSTPSSKWQAVSALRRNGYRPQPLRRVHIPKSNGKKRPLGIPTMKDRAMQALYWLALDPVSESTADLNSYGFRPHRSTADAIQQCKTALSRECSPKWVLEADIKGCFDNISHDWLIRNVLVDKQMLRKWLKAGFVEKGCLFPTEAGTPQGGIISPTLANLTLDGLEPLLRERFKSRKLKVRLVRYADDFIVTGSSRELLERDVTPVIESFLAERGLTLSKEKTRVTHVEEGFDFLGWHARWLREGLTVVPAKRNRAVFYGKVRDSARTMRTAKQEDLISRLNQILRGWAQYHQPVAVRDTFRQLDHQIWYALWRWAKRRHPNKGRRWIKKRYFSTIHGRDWRFAVDDRQLVLLSAFHYRMHKKIKAEANPYLPQWESYLLSRLGWRMGQTLRGKGKLQWLWKQQEGRCPICRAPITPDTGWHLHHKVRRVDGGTDDTSNLLLLHPTCHRQVHSRWNGESTDALNGEPEGSHAAALLKELG, encoded by the coding sequence ATGGACGCAGTGGATTCCGCTTGCGATGTCGCCTCCACCGAATGGCAATGCTGGTCCGATATTGACTGGGCTCAGTGTTTCCGCACGGTCAGGAGGTTACAGACTCGTATAGCGAAGGCGGCATCGGCCGGCGATTGGCGGAGTGCAAAACGGCTCCAACGGTTGCTGACCAACTCAACGGCAGGTAAGGCTGTAGCGGTCCGTCGAGTTACCGAGAACCGCGGTAAAGCGACGCCGGGCGTGGACAGGGAAACCTGGTCTACCCCTTCGTCAAAGTGGCAGGCAGTCAGTGCGCTCCGGCGCAATGGTTACCGGCCACAACCTCTGAGGCGTGTCCACATTCCCAAGAGCAACGGGAAGAAGCGTCCTCTGGGCATTCCGACGATGAAGGACCGAGCAATGCAAGCGCTGTACTGGCTTGCGCTCGACCCAGTCTCGGAAAGCACAGCGGATCTCAACTCGTACGGTTTTCGGCCCCATCGGTCCACAGCGGACGCGATTCAGCAATGCAAGACAGCGCTGAGTCGTGAATGCTCGCCGAAATGGGTTCTGGAAGCCGACATCAAGGGATGCTTCGACAACATCAGCCACGACTGGCTCATCCGCAACGTTCTTGTGGACAAGCAGATGCTCCGAAAGTGGCTGAAGGCGGGATTTGTCGAAAAGGGATGCCTCTTCCCCACCGAAGCTGGAACCCCACAGGGCGGGATCATCTCGCCCACGCTGGCCAATCTGACGCTGGACGGTCTGGAACCACTCCTCCGGGAGCGCTTCAAGTCTAGAAAGCTGAAAGTGCGGCTGGTCCGATACGCGGATGACTTCATCGTCACCGGTAGTTCGCGAGAGCTATTGGAGCGTGACGTCACCCCGGTCATCGAGTCCTTTCTGGCTGAGCGCGGCCTTACGCTCTCGAAGGAAAAGACCCGCGTGACACACGTCGAAGAGGGTTTCGACTTCCTAGGTTGGCATGCCCGATGGCTCCGCGAGGGACTGACGGTCGTGCCCGCCAAGCGCAATCGCGCAGTGTTCTACGGCAAGGTTCGGGACTCAGCACGAACTATGCGGACGGCTAAGCAGGAAGATTTAATCTCCCGGCTGAACCAGATCCTCCGGGGCTGGGCTCAGTACCATCAACCCGTAGCAGTTCGCGACACGTTCCGGCAGCTGGATCACCAGATCTGGTACGCCTTATGGCGCTGGGCGAAGCGGCGACACCCCAATAAGGGCCGCAGATGGATCAAGAAGCGGTATTTCTCGACCATCCACGGCCGTGACTGGAGGTTCGCCGTCGATGACCGTCAGCTTGTTCTTCTGTCCGCATTCCATTACCGAATGCACAAGAAGATCAAAGCTGAGGCCAACCCCTACCTGCCGCAATGGGAGTCTTATCTGCTCAGCCGACTCGGCTGGAGGATGGGCCAAACTCTGCGCGGCAAAGGGAAACTGCAGTGGTTGTGGAAACAGCAGGAGGGGCGCTGCCCCATCTGTCGCGCACCGATCACTCCGGACACTGGATGGCATCTACATCACAAGGTCCGGCGGGTCGATGGCGGCACGGACGATACGTCCAACCTGCTGCTACTCCACCCCACTTGCCATCGGCAGGTGCACTCGCGCTGGAACGGCGAAAGCACCGATGCGCTGAACGGGGAACCGGAAGGTTCTCACGCCGCCGCCCTTCTCAAAGAGCTGGGTTAG
- a CDS encoding neutral/alkaline non-lysosomal ceramidase N-terminal domain-containing protein — protein sequence MSHLRKATIAALAAVVLAACGGSDVPGVGESLDSTAVRCVLDNPLSEVGAGRDAPGAPLDVSPPAPVGEADGACRENARFRVGRGLQDITGPAANKSGAGWEDPTQVMRGIHQRQFARAFVFASPCNGKRAVFVSADIGLMWGSLRSGVLDALAADAELAAHYGAENVMLSATHTHNGPAGYAHVEAGNALHLGYDALVHETIVDGIVAAIGRAHDDIEAHPEPAPIHLADGALRDTNINRSKPAYARNSAAERAAFVNQRGEEVDVNKRMLQLNLHRADGAPAGIINWFAVHPTIVGPEADLVSPDMKGFAALGFERLMGAGPAVPDAEAPFVAAFAQADSGDASPNIFIEEFPHPDPARGGGETVYESTAISGTKHLARAIELWEAGGAPLRGPVDYRFTHVRMNDVAVTDEAVLAALEHPPELDSADKRTCNAALGVSFPAGAEDGPGPISDEGLSCDADPALLEAVAEDFAGLTELALPLETVSALLLCNLDQLPLLGMGCHAEKPVLLPLNLGESAGGLPERILELLGPSLNFETPVEPFQILRVGNLAILGLPWEVTTMSGRRLRRLMLETLAPVGVDSVVVAGLVNDYTHYLTTRAEYASQQYEGASTVYGPWSLAAVQQETRRLALSMRDGDDIAAGPDFPRPVPVLRRPSYVASDLPAGEGFGSVVADVPEVAGRGEIVRARFQAGHPRNELRLGGSYVLVEREAADGSWETVARDRDPELRFRWEPAAAVPLPLDVPPTGPSTLEAVWHVPADAPAGRYRLRHSGVAEPGGAYEGVSSAFRLEGEAAACP from the coding sequence ATGAGCCATTTACGCAAAGCTACTATCGCCGCGCTGGCGGCTGTTGTCCTCGCCGCTTGCGGCGGCAGTGACGTACCCGGCGTTGGTGAGTCCTTGGACAGCACTGCCGTGCGCTGCGTGCTGGACAACCCGCTGAGTGAAGTCGGAGCGGGGCGCGACGCGCCCGGCGCGCCGCTGGACGTCTCGCCGCCGGCGCCGGTCGGCGAGGCCGACGGCGCCTGCCGCGAGAACGCGCGCTTCCGCGTCGGTCGCGGCCTGCAGGACATCACCGGCCCGGCGGCGAACAAGAGTGGTGCCGGCTGGGAGGACCCGACGCAGGTCATGCGCGGCATTCATCAGCGCCAGTTCGCACGCGCTTTCGTCTTCGCTTCACCCTGCAACGGCAAGCGCGCGGTCTTCGTCTCGGCCGATATCGGCCTGATGTGGGGCTCGCTGCGCAGCGGCGTGCTCGACGCCCTGGCCGCCGATGCCGAGCTGGCCGCGCACTACGGTGCCGAGAACGTCATGCTCTCGGCCACACACACGCACAACGGCCCGGCCGGCTACGCGCACGTCGAGGCCGGCAATGCGCTGCATCTCGGCTATGACGCGCTGGTGCACGAGACCATCGTCGACGGCATCGTGGCAGCCATCGGCCGTGCGCACGACGACATCGAAGCGCATCCGGAGCCCGCGCCCATCCACCTGGCCGACGGTGCGCTGCGCGATACCAACATCAACCGCTCCAAGCCCGCCTATGCGCGCAACAGCGCGGCCGAGCGCGCTGCCTTCGTCAACCAGCGCGGCGAGGAGGTCGACGTCAACAAGCGCATGCTGCAGCTCAACCTGCACCGCGCCGACGGCGCACCTGCCGGCATCATCAACTGGTTCGCGGTGCATCCGACCATCGTCGGACCGGAAGCCGATCTCGTCAGCCCGGACATGAAGGGTTTCGCAGCGCTGGGCTTCGAGCGTCTGATGGGGGCCGGTCCCGCCGTGCCGGATGCCGAGGCGCCCTTCGTTGCGGCCTTCGCCCAGGCTGATTCGGGCGATGCCTCGCCCAACATCTTCATCGAGGAATTCCCGCATCCGGACCCGGCGCGCGGTGGCGGCGAGACCGTGTACGAGTCGACCGCCATCTCCGGCACCAAGCATCTGGCGCGCGCCATAGAGCTGTGGGAGGCCGGCGGCGCGCCGCTGCGCGGGCCGGTCGACTACCGCTTTACGCACGTGCGCATGAACGATGTTGCCGTCACCGACGAGGCGGTGCTCGCGGCGCTGGAACACCCGCCCGAACTCGACAGCGCCGACAAGCGCACCTGCAACGCTGCTCTCGGTGTCTCCTTCCCGGCCGGTGCCGAGGATGGGCCGGGGCCGATCAGTGATGAGGGCCTGTCGTGCGATGCCGACCCGGCTCTGCTGGAAGCCGTCGCCGAGGATTTCGCCGGCCTGACAGAGCTGGCGCTGCCGCTGGAGACGGTGTCGGCGCTGCTGCTCTGCAACCTCGACCAGCTGCCGTTGCTGGGCATGGGCTGTCACGCCGAGAAGCCGGTGCTGCTGCCGCTCAACCTCGGCGAGTCTGCGGGTGGCCTGCCGGAGCGCATTCTTGAGCTTCTGGGGCCCAGCCTCAACTTCGAGACGCCGGTGGAGCCCTTCCAGATCTTGCGCGTCGGCAATCTGGCCATCCTCGGGCTGCCCTGGGAAGTGACCACCATGTCCGGGCGTCGCCTGCGCCGGCTGATGCTGGAAACACTGGCCCCGGTCGGCGTCGACAGCGTCGTCGTCGCCGGGCTGGTCAATGACTACACGCACTATCTGACGACCCGCGCTGAATACGCCAGTCAGCAGTACGAGGGGGCCTCAACGGTCTACGGCCCCTGGAGCCTCGCTGCCGTGCAGCAGGAGACGCGCCGGCTGGCGCTGTCGATGCGCGACGGTGACGATATCGCGGCCGGGCCGGATTTCCCGCGCCCGGTGCCGGTGCTGCGCCGGCCGTCTTATGTGGCCTCCGATCTGCCGGCGGGTGAGGGTTTCGGCAGCGTGGTGGCCGACGTTCCCGAGGTGGCCGGGCGCGGAGAGATCGTGCGCGCCCGCTTCCAGGCCGGACATCCGCGCAACGAGTTGCGGCTGGGCGGCAGCTATGTCCTTGTCGAGCGCGAGGCCGCCGACGGCAGTTGGGAAACCGTTGCGCGTGATCGCGACCCGGAGCTGCGCTTCCGCTGGGAGCCCGCAGCTGCGGTGCCGCTACCACTGGACGTGCCACCGACGGGGCCGTCGACGCTGGAAGCGGTCTGGCATGTACCGGCGGATGCTCCGGCGGGGCGCTACCGGCTCCGCCACAGTGGTGTAGCGGAGCCGGGCGGGGCCTACGAGGGGGTGTCTTCTGCTTTCCGGCTGGAGGGTGAGGCGGCGGCCTGCCCCTGA
- a CDS encoding HNH endonuclease yields MSLPSILKLDVGGLPVGWIDWQTAATLYARNRVCWETGEERFVIRGGINAEGVQSRLEIGSIVAVADRSHRFERGIPLLNNRTLFQRDENLCLYCGRQFPPGQLTRDHVVPVSRGGDNVWENCVTACRRCNQAKDDRTPEQAGMKLLAVPFTPNLAEYLILQNRRILADQMDFLRTFARRARDARGH; encoded by the coding sequence ATGTCGTTACCATCGATACTGAAACTCGATGTCGGCGGCTTGCCGGTCGGCTGGATCGACTGGCAGACGGCCGCCACGCTCTATGCCCGCAACCGCGTTTGCTGGGAGACGGGTGAGGAGCGTTTTGTCATTCGCGGCGGCATCAATGCCGAGGGCGTGCAGTCGCGCCTCGAGATCGGTTCCATCGTCGCGGTCGCCGACCGCTCGCACCGCTTCGAGCGCGGCATACCGCTGCTCAACAATCGCACCCTCTTCCAGCGGGACGAGAATCTCTGCCTGTATTGCGGCAGGCAGTTCCCGCCCGGCCAGCTGACGCGCGACCACGTCGTGCCCGTCTCGCGCGGCGGCGACAACGTCTGGGAGAACTGCGTCACCGCCTGCCGGCGCTGCAATCAGGCCAAGGACGATCGCACGCCCGAACAGGCCGGCATGAAGCTGCTGGCGGTACCCTTTACGCCGAATCTGGCCGAATACCTGATCCTGCAGAATCGACGCATCCTCGCCGATCAGATGGACTTCCTGCGCACTTTCGCACGCCGCGCGCGCGATGCGCGCGGCCACTGA
- a CDS encoding MerR family transcriptional regulator — MTEEELQHPQHPIQVAARRSGLSTHVIRAWEKRYQAVAPKRSGTSRRLYSDAEINRLSLLRRVTEAGWRIGDVADLPDEKLSQLLKDEGIPSTRSVAQPPELEAPTVEQLVKLSMDAVARLDGPGFVQVMERATAVQSTPVVMEEVIQPLMTAIGERWRMGRMRACHEHFASAHLRSFLGEVLAQASTLSDGPALLVTTPSSQTHELGALMAAVIAARAGWRVMYLGPMLPADEIAFAADLTRARAVALSIAYPADDTRLPAQLLRLRAQLQPGVPIFAGGAAASGYKRALEQIGAVLPDTLADFDRDLEALRRAGD, encoded by the coding sequence ATGACGGAAGAAGAGCTTCAGCATCCCCAGCACCCCATTCAAGTCGCCGCGCGCCGGAGTGGTTTGTCGACGCATGTCATCCGCGCCTGGGAGAAGCGCTACCAGGCGGTAGCGCCCAAGCGTTCCGGTACCTCGCGGCGGCTGTACTCCGACGCCGAGATCAATCGCCTGAGCCTGCTGCGTCGCGTCACCGAGGCCGGCTGGCGCATCGGTGACGTGGCCGATCTGCCCGACGAGAAGCTGTCGCAGCTGCTCAAGGATGAGGGTATTCCGAGTACGCGCAGCGTCGCGCAGCCGCCGGAGCTGGAGGCGCCCACGGTCGAGCAATTGGTGAAGCTGTCCATGGACGCGGTGGCGCGACTGGACGGGCCCGGCTTCGTGCAGGTCATGGAGCGTGCGACGGCGGTGCAGTCGACGCCGGTGGTCATGGAGGAAGTCATTCAGCCACTGATGACGGCCATCGGCGAGCGCTGGCGCATGGGGCGCATGCGCGCCTGCCACGAGCATTTTGCCTCGGCGCACCTGCGCTCCTTTCTCGGTGAGGTGCTGGCGCAGGCTTCCACGCTCAGCGATGGGCCTGCCCTGCTCGTGACCACACCGTCGTCGCAGACGCACGAGCTGGGCGCTCTGATGGCGGCGGTGATCGCCGCGCGCGCCGGCTGGCGGGTGATGTATCTCGGCCCCATGTTGCCGGCCGACGAGATCGCCTTCGCCGCCGATCTGACGCGGGCACGGGCGGTGGCGCTGTCCATTGCCTACCCGGCCGACGACACGCGCTTGCCGGCCCAGTTGCTGCGGCTGCGCGCGCAGCTCCAGCCCGGCGTGCCGATATTTGCTGGTGGAGCGGCCGCCAGTGGCTACAAACGTGCGCTGGAGCAGATCGGCGCAGTACTGCCTGACACGTTGGCCGATTTCGACCGCGACCTGGAGGCGCTGCGTCGCGCCGGCGACTGA
- a CDS encoding AEC family transporter — MSELLLVVVCIGAGALVVRLPHPPGLVAGLNWWVMNIALPPLIVLKVTALSWTVELLWPAAAMWLVFFGAWLTMVGMGRLCGWTRGETGALVLTCGLGNTAFVGYPLIEALRGDEALGVAVVADQLGTFLLLSTFGLVVAAWYAGTRVAPAAIARRVLFFPAFIALALAVVLRALALDIPELLIPVLARLGDTLTPLALFSVGLQLQLRASWGDVGRMAAGLSWKMLAAPALVWAVLAWRGVSAPVADVAVLQAAMAPMITAGILAQQHGLAPALANRIVGVGIVLSLASVPLINALL, encoded by the coding sequence GTGAGTGAGCTGCTTCTGGTCGTGGTCTGCATCGGCGCCGGCGCCCTGGTGGTGCGCCTGCCGCATCCGCCGGGTCTGGTCGCGGGATTGAACTGGTGGGTGATGAACATTGCGCTGCCGCCGCTGATCGTGCTGAAGGTCACGGCGCTGAGCTGGACCGTGGAACTGCTCTGGCCGGCGGCGGCGATGTGGCTGGTCTTCTTCGGTGCCTGGCTGACGATGGTGGGCATGGGTCGGCTCTGCGGCTGGACGCGTGGCGAGACTGGTGCGCTGGTGCTGACTTGCGGTTTGGGCAACACCGCCTTCGTCGGTTATCCCTTGATCGAGGCGCTTCGTGGCGATGAGGCTCTGGGCGTGGCCGTGGTCGCGGATCAGCTCGGCACCTTCCTGCTGCTGTCGACCTTCGGGCTGGTCGTGGCGGCCTGGTACGCCGGCACGCGCGTGGCGCCGGCGGCCATTGCACGACGCGTGCTGTTTTTTCCGGCCTTTATCGCGCTCGCACTGGCAGTCGTATTGCGTGCATTGGCGCTGGATATTCCCGAACTGCTGATACCGGTGCTGGCGCGGCTCGGAGACACACTGACGCCGCTGGCACTGTTCTCGGTAGGCCTGCAGCTGCAGTTGCGCGCCTCCTGGGGCGATGTCGGGCGTATGGCGGCCGGTTTGAGCTGGAAGATGCTGGCGGCGCCGGCGCTGGTCTGGGCCGTGCTGGCCTGGCGCGGCGTGAGCGCGCCGGTAGCCGATGTCGCCGTGTTGCAGGCGGCGATGGCGCCGATGATCACCGCCGGCATTCTCGCGCAACAGCACGGCCTGGCGCCGGCGTTGGCCAATCGCATCGTCGGCGTCGGCATCGTTCTGTCGCTGGCCAGCGTGCCGCTTATCAACGCGTTGCTGTGA
- a CDS encoding glutamine amidotransferase-related protein, whose amino-acid sequence MPGDWRAGGLPEARMRRLHAIRHVAFEDLGVIAEVARGLGFAHSYHRAPALAASAFPWLTPEPVVLLGGPIGVGDSEAHPCVAESINGLRPRLAAGLPTLGICLGAQLMAAALDAPVRESGAQHIGWWPLQLVEGGGPLAAIGAQSVLHWHGDTFALPKGARALATTEAIPCQAFDLPGKPVLALQFHLEVPASAIEDWLIGHHGQLQREGIDTCALRAETQRWAPAAECAARKVFGDWLRAAS is encoded by the coding sequence ATGCCAGGCGATTGGCGCGCCGGCGGGCTACCTGAGGCGCGTATGCGGCGCCTGCATGCCATCCGCCATGTCGCTTTCGAGGATCTCGGCGTTATTGCCGAGGTCGCGCGAGGGCTCGGCTTCGCGCACAGCTATCACCGCGCGCCGGCGCTCGCGGCCTCTGCTTTTCCCTGGCTGACACCGGAGCCGGTGGTGCTGCTCGGCGGTCCCATCGGTGTCGGCGACAGCGAGGCGCATCCCTGTGTTGCCGAATCCATCAACGGGCTGCGCCCACGATTGGCGGCCGGGCTGCCGACGCTGGGTATCTGTCTGGGCGCGCAGCTCATGGCTGCGGCGCTGGACGCGCCGGTGCGCGAAAGCGGCGCACAGCACATTGGCTGGTGGCCGCTGCAGCTTGTCGAAGGCGGCGGCCCGCTGGCAGCCATCGGTGCGCAGTCGGTGCTGCACTGGCATGGGGATACCTTCGCGTTGCCGAAAGGCGCGCGTGCGCTCGCGACCACCGAGGCGATCCCCTGCCAGGCCTTCGATCTGCCGGGCAAGCCGGTGCTTGCGCTGCAATTCCATCTGGAGGTGCCGGCGTCGGCCATAGAGGACTGGCTGATTGGCCACCACGGTCAGCTGCAGCGCGAAGGCATCGACACGTGCGCCTTGCGCGCCGAGACGCAGCGCTGGGCGCCGGCTGCCGAGTGCGCGGCGCGCAAGGTTTTCGGCGACTGGCTGCGGGCGGCGTCGTGA
- a CDS encoding ferredoxin--NADP reductase: protein MMQKFLNERVLSVQHWSEGLFSFTTTRDPSLRFENGQFIMVGLQVDGKPLMRAYSVASANWEETLEFFSIKVPDGPLTSRLQHLQPGDEVLLSKKPTGTLLIDDLHPGKRLYLLATGTGLAPYLAIIKDPRTYERFDTVILCHGTRRVADLAYREYLENELPQHELLGETIREQFRYFPTVTREDFQHQGRLTQLLTDGTIPEEFGLPPLDPSEDRIMLCGSPAMLDEFRTILDERGFRASQHIGDPGDYVFERAFAEH from the coding sequence CTGATGCAAAAGTTTCTTAACGAGCGTGTTCTGAGCGTCCAACACTGGAGCGAGGGCCTGTTCAGCTTCACGACAACCCGCGACCCGAGCCTGCGCTTCGAAAACGGCCAGTTCATCATGGTCGGCCTGCAGGTGGACGGCAAGCCGCTGATGCGCGCCTACTCGGTAGCCAGCGCCAACTGGGAGGAAACGCTGGAGTTCTTCAGCATCAAGGTGCCCGACGGCCCGCTGACTTCGCGCCTGCAGCATCTTCAGCCGGGCGACGAAGTCCTGCTGAGCAAGAAGCCCACGGGCACACTGCTGATCGACGACCTGCACCCTGGCAAGCGCCTCTACCTGCTGGCCACCGGTACGGGGCTGGCGCCCTATCTCGCCATCATCAAGGACCCGCGCACTTACGAGCGCTTCGACACCGTGATCCTCTGCCACGGCACGCGCCGCGTCGCCGATCTCGCCTACCGCGAGTATCTGGAGAACGAACTGCCGCAGCACGAACTGCTCGGCGAAACCATCCGCGAGCAGTTCCGTTACTTCCCCACCGTCACGCGCGAGGACTTCCAGCACCAGGGTCGCCTCACGCAGCTGCTGACCGACGGCACGATTCCCGAGGAGTTCGGCCTGCCGCCGCTCGACCCGTCCGAGGATCGCATCATGCTCTGCGGCAGCCCGGCCATGCTCGACGAGTTCCGCACGATCCTCGACGAGCGTGGCTTCCGCGCCTCGCAGCACATCGGCGATCCGGGCGACTACGTCTTCGAGCGCGCCTTCGCCGAGCACTAG
- a CDS encoding DUF3047 domain-containing protein gives MLRLARQQLRRRLRRVHNTQPAPGAFRQRLSKAVEKLGDEVHALHWAELPAGSARWTTVTTLPAGSEVTLLAAGEARLSRLLRIGAGPKAALWYRMDGGDAHKIAENGHSLKLDHDTRIELIATIPGEFATKEGEFGPEVPRAKVSGKLLAAVVVWRRDAETGLRAALAHEQRLFAVAAARPERATPPGNWRYLWRLGEGRIYGPCDEAPEALCCHTEADVGILQHPVSLPLDDNLRLRWQWLAEQLPSTLPEHTQPTHDYLSIAVEFDNGLDLTYMWSSGLAIDTVFQCPLSWWDQRETHWVIRNDPKELGQWLSEERHLLADYHAAIGGTPPERVVSVWLIANSLFQRGVGACRYRDIALVDGTDAVTPVPIG, from the coding sequence ATGCTGCGGCTGGCTCGCCAGCAGCTGCGGCGACGATTGCGACGTGTCCACAACACCCAACCCGCCCCCGGCGCGTTCCGTCAGCGTCTGAGCAAGGCCGTCGAGAAGCTCGGCGACGAGGTGCACGCACTGCACTGGGCGGAGCTGCCCGCCGGCAGCGCGCGCTGGACGACGGTAACCACTCTGCCCGCAGGTAGCGAAGTCACACTGCTCGCCGCGGGCGAAGCGCGCCTGTCGCGCCTGCTCCGCATCGGCGCCGGCCCGAAGGCCGCGCTTTGGTACCGAATGGACGGCGGCGACGCGCACAAGATTGCCGAGAACGGCCATAGCCTGAAGCTCGATCACGACACCCGGATTGAGCTGATCGCCACCATACCCGGCGAGTTCGCCACAAAGGAAGGCGAGTTCGGCCCTGAAGTGCCGCGCGCCAAGGTCAGCGGAAAGCTGCTCGCGGCAGTGGTGGTCTGGCGCCGCGATGCCGAGACCGGCTTGCGCGCGGCACTGGCACACGAGCAGAGACTCTTCGCCGTCGCGGCAGCCCGCCCCGAGCGCGCCACACCCCCGGGCAACTGGCGCTACCTGTGGCGCCTTGGCGAAGGGCGCATCTATGGTCCATGCGACGAGGCACCCGAGGCGCTCTGCTGCCATACCGAAGCCGACGTCGGCATCCTCCAGCATCCGGTGTCGCTGCCGCTGGACGATAACCTGCGCCTGCGCTGGCAATGGCTAGCCGAACAGCTGCCCTCGACGCTGCCCGAGCACACCCAACCGACCCACGACTATCTCTCCATCGCCGTCGAGTTCGACAACGGCCTGGATCTGACCTATATGTGGAGTTCCGGGCTGGCCATCGACACCGTCTTCCAATGCCCGCTGAGTTGGTGGGACCAGCGCGAGACGCACTGGGTTATCCGCAACGACCCGAAGGAGCTCGGCCAATGGCTGAGCGAGGAGCGCCATCTGCTCGCCGACTACCACGCGGCCATCGGCGGCACGCCGCCGGAGCGCGTGGTGAGCGTATGGCTGATCGCGAACTCGCTCTTCCAGCGCGGCGTAGGCGCCTGTCGCTACCGCGACATCGCGCTGGTCGACGGCACCGACGCCGTCACGCCGGTACCCATCGGCTAG
- a CDS encoding DsbA family protein, protein MSALRTRLRAAVAQRLVQGPGPLQRLRARGLDPLLGRPPTLELYYEPGDPHSHLAARCLPRLAERVRLPLTVRVVGEPEAELYPEADKQRGFALRDAERIALAYGLDFPEAATMPPPQACFEAARLLAGIAEPRAFAEREAVVADALFRGQPLPTGERLGEAETQRLLAANGQRRARLGHYLPGMWQLAGDWFWGVDRMAPLEAALCARGALEGEAPLLGFDATKARLPAPPQGEAPIEFFFSFRSPYSYLAAEALREALPRLGAPLAVRPVLPMAMRGMKVPSRKRLYIVRDVKREADRLGLPFGRIADPIGAGAERCLTVFQLAKGVEQQLDFLVSASRAVWAEAIDVATDDGLRQVCERAGIAWTRVAEKLAAGMDLEAAEINRSALFEAGLWGVPSYRWGDFSTWGRDRFWMVEALAQR, encoded by the coding sequence ATGAGCGCGCTAAGGACAAGGCTGCGCGCGGCCGTCGCCCAGCGGCTCGTGCAAGGCCCCGGCCCGCTGCAGCGGCTGCGTGCGCGCGGCCTCGATCCGCTGCTGGGCCGGCCGCCGACGCTGGAGCTGTACTACGAGCCCGGCGACCCGCATTCACATCTGGCCGCGCGGTGTCTGCCACGACTGGCTGAGCGCGTGCGCTTGCCGCTGACGGTGCGCGTGGTTGGCGAGCCGGAGGCCGAGCTCTACCCGGAAGCCGACAAGCAGCGCGGCTTCGCCTTGCGCGATGCCGAGCGCATTGCGCTGGCCTACGGTCTGGACTTTCCGGAGGCGGCCACTATGCCGCCGCCACAAGCCTGCTTCGAGGCTGCCCGTCTGCTCGCCGGCATTGCTGAGCCGCGCGCCTTCGCCGAGCGCGAGGCGGTGGTAGCGGACGCCCTCTTCCGCGGCCAGCCGCTGCCAACTGGCGAACGGCTGGGTGAGGCAGAGACCCAGCGCCTGCTAGCCGCCAACGGCCAGCGCCGCGCGCGGCTCGGCCACTATCTGCCCGGCATGTGGCAGCTCGCCGGCGACTGGTTCTGGGGTGTGGATCGCATGGCGCCGCTGGAAGCGGCCTTGTGCGCCCGCGGCGCCCTCGAAGGCGAGGCACCGTTGCTGGGCTTCGACGCGACAAAAGCCCGCCTGCCTGCGCCGCCGCAAGGCGAGGCGCCCATCGAGTTCTTCTTCAGCTTCCGTAGCCCCTATTCCTATCTGGCGGCAGAGGCGCTTCGTGAGGCGCTGCCACGGCTGGGCGCGCCGCTGGCCGTGCGGCCGGTGTTGCCCATGGCCATGCGCGGCATGAAGGTGCCATCGCGCAAGCGGCTCTACATAGTGCGCGACGTCAAGCGCGAGGCCGATCGCCTGGGCCTGCCCTTCGGTCGCATCGCCGATCCCATTGGCGCAGGCGCCGAACGCTGCCTGACCGTCTTCCAGCTCGCCAAGGGGGTCGAGCAGCAGCTCGATTTCCTGGTGTCGGCCAGCCGCGCGGTCTGGGCCGAGGCCATCGACGTGGCCACCGACGACGGCCTGCGTCAGGTCTGCGAGCGGGCGGGGATCGCCTGGACACGCGTGGCCGAAAAGCTCGCCGCCGGCATGGACCTGGAGGCCGCCGAGATCAATCGCAGCGCCCTCTTCGAGGCCGGGCTGTGGGGCGTACCCAGCTATCGCTGGGGCGATTTCAGTACCTGGGGGCGTGATCGTTTCTGGATGGTGGAGGCGCTGGCGCAGCGTTGA